One genomic window of Roseobacter ponti includes the following:
- a CDS encoding sulfotransferase family protein yields the protein MGFPGTWMTTSESVVYRVVPKCACSTIGQIMYYSDHGEYFDGDIHDAQSGLHKWALEGSKEPITQNVQNHSSYSFTCVRNPYTRILSSFFDKICGIQRNGRRYRGNLVPQLIQRYGIDVGGPDGTGEFDQIASFRRFLLFARDSIRFRKPMDPDIHWSAMSGHISTFIVNGGTYDRIIWTEDFNAGMQDVLDAIETPHSVELSKVPRFNESAGHGPKRLHPVEDYFDDLSMHLVYEIYKRDFRLFRYDFENPASKAPLGEIDLDEVHAKLGD from the coding sequence ATGGGGTTTCCGGGAACCTGGATGACGACCAGCGAAAGCGTGGTCTATCGGGTCGTACCGAAATGTGCCTGCTCGACCATCGGGCAGATTATGTATTATTCCGATCACGGCGAGTACTTTGACGGCGATATCCATGACGCGCAAAGCGGGCTGCATAAATGGGCGCTGGAGGGCAGCAAAGAACCGATCACGCAGAATGTGCAGAACCACAGCTCTTATTCCTTCACCTGTGTGCGCAATCCCTACACCCGTATCCTGAGCTCGTTTTTTGACAAGATCTGCGGAATACAGCGCAACGGGCGGCGCTATCGCGGTAATCTCGTTCCTCAGCTCATTCAGCGTTATGGCATCGACGTTGGTGGCCCGGACGGCACCGGTGAATTTGACCAGATCGCCTCCTTCCGCCGCTTTCTGCTGTTTGCGCGCGACAGCATCCGGTTTCGCAAACCGATGGACCCGGACATCCACTGGTCGGCCATGTCGGGCCACATCAGCACCTTTATCGTGAATGGTGGCACCTATGACCGGATCATCTGGACCGAGGATTTCAATGCAGGTATGCAGGATGTGCTGGACGCCATCGAGACGCCTCATTCGGTCGAGCTGAGCAAGGTGCCGCGCTTTAACGAAAGCGCGGGGCACGGTCCGAAACGGCTTCACCCGGTAGAAGATTACTTTGACGATCTCTCGATGCACCTGGTGTATGAAATCTACAAACGGGACTTCCGGCTGTTTCGTTATGATTTCGAAAATCCGGCCAGCAAAGCGCCGCTGGGTGAGATCGATCTTGACGAGGTGCACGCAAAACTGGGCGACTGA
- a CDS encoding DUF5928 domain-containing protein — MARIAYIMLCHKDPRAIIRQAERLTAAGDYVSIHFDASAPEQDFDLIRKALTKNASVAFATRRVRCGWGEWSLVQATLNALEAAVSAWPRATHFYMLSGDCMAIKTGEYIHRYLDDNETDFIENFDYFESDWIKTGMKEERLIYRHFFNERARKTLFYASMEMQRRLGLSRKLPDGLQIRIGSQWWCLRRSTVEQVLDFVKSRRDIRRFFKTTWIPDETFFQTIVPHLIPAEEIRNRTLTFLMFTDYGMPVTFYNDHYDMLIGQDFLFARKISPEADDLKRRLSLLYSASGVDFRISDEGPELFSFLTGRGRIGRRFAPRFWETESTLGRERELMIVICKKWHVAKRVLDRMRQVTNVPSVEYLFNEEDTPLPDLGGIQTSLEKRTRHRRALMRMLFDFYETDRMIVCMDPGNIGLLQDFAADRSVTRMLEIDCAFSDEYLIGHAMRVGLAGPQTSQETLTRLLPTIRNDITYESDRIRDAEFDHLNRMRETADIGENSKALADFLSIPQARAWEIAGTDGLFAD, encoded by the coding sequence ATGGCAAGAATCGCCTATATTATGCTGTGTCACAAGGACCCGCGCGCCATTATCCGGCAGGCGGAGCGTCTGACGGCGGCCGGTGATTATGTCTCCATCCACTTTGATGCCAGCGCGCCGGAGCAGGATTTTGACCTGATCCGCAAGGCCCTGACCAAAAACGCGAGTGTCGCCTTTGCCACGAGGCGGGTGCGCTGCGGCTGGGGGGAATGGTCGCTCGTACAGGCAACCCTGAATGCGCTTGAAGCGGCTGTGAGCGCTTGGCCGCGGGCCACACATTTCTACATGCTCTCGGGCGATTGCATGGCGATCAAGACCGGCGAGTACATCCATCGGTATCTCGATGACAATGAAACCGACTTCATCGAGAACTTTGACTATTTCGAAAGCGACTGGATCAAAACCGGTATGAAAGAGGAACGGCTGATCTACCGCCACTTTTTCAATGAACGGGCCCGCAAGACGCTCTTTTACGCCTCGATGGAGATGCAGCGGCGTCTGGGGCTGTCGCGCAAACTGCCCGACGGCCTGCAGATCCGCATCGGGAGCCAGTGGTGGTGCCTGCGTCGTTCGACCGTCGAGCAGGTGCTGGATTTTGTGAAATCACGGCGCGACATCCGGCGGTTCTTCAAAACCACCTGGATCCCGGATGAGACCTTTTTCCAGACCATCGTGCCGCATCTGATCCCCGCAGAAGAGATCCGCAACCGCACGCTGACGTTTCTGATGTTCACAGATTACGGTATGCCGGTGACGTTCTACAACGACCATTACGACATGCTGATCGGGCAGGATTTTCTCTTTGCCCGCAAGATCAGCCCCGAAGCAGATGATCTCAAACGCCGTCTGAGTTTGCTTTATTCAGCCTCCGGAGTGGATTTCCGGATTTCTGATGAGGGGCCTGAACTTTTCAGCTTTCTCACCGGTCGCGGCCGTATCGGGCGGCGGTTCGCACCGCGGTTCTGGGAAACGGAATCGACCCTCGGGCGTGAACGTGAGCTGATGATTGTGATCTGCAAGAAATGGCATGTGGCCAAACGGGTGCTGGACCGGATGCGGCAGGTCACCAATGTGCCGTCGGTCGAATATCTCTTTAACGAGGAAGACACGCCCCTGCCCGATCTCGGCGGCATCCAGACCTCGCTTGAAAAACGCACGCGGCACCGGCGTGCGCTGATGCGGATGCTGTTTGATTTTTACGAGACCGACCGGATGATTGTCTGCATGGACCCGGGCAATATCGGCCTGCTTCAGGATTTTGCCGCCGACAGGTCTGTCACACGGATGCTGGAGATCGACTGCGCCTTTTCAGACGAGTACCTGATCGGGCACGCGATGCGGGTGGGCCTTGCCGGGCCGCAAACGTCCCAGGAGACACTCACGCGCCTTTTACCGACCATCCGCAACGATATTACCTATGAAAGCGACCGGATTCGTGACGCGGAGTTTGATCATCTCAACCGCATGCGCGAAACTGCCGACATCGGCGAGAATTCAAAAGCCCTGGCGGATTTCCTGTCGATCCCGCAGGCGCGCGCCTGGGAGATTGCAGGGACCGACGGATTATTTGCAGACTGA
- a CDS encoding HIT domain-containing protein gives MDYAYDDQNIFAKILRGEIPNTTVLETSHSLAFRDLYPQAPVHVLVIPKGAYVSYDHFAAEAGDAEIVDYTRAIAEVCRMEGVTLSAGEGFRMISNAGDHGVQEVPHLHVHILGGRPLGRMLAKGG, from the coding sequence ATGGACTATGCCTACGACGATCAGAATATCTTTGCGAAAATCCTTCGCGGCGAGATCCCCAATACCACCGTGCTGGAAACCAGCCACAGCCTTGCGTTCCGCGATCTCTATCCGCAGGCGCCCGTGCATGTGCTGGTGATCCCCAAAGGCGCATATGTCAGCTATGATCACTTTGCAGCAGAAGCGGGCGATGCTGAGATCGTCGACTATACCCGCGCCATTGCAGAGGTCTGCCGGATGGAAGGTGTCACGCTGTCGGCGGGCGAAGGGTTCCGTATGATCTCAAACGCGGGCGATCACGGGGTGCAGGAAGTGCCGCATCTGCATGTGCATATTCTTGGCGGCCGGCCTCTCGGGCGGATGCTGGCAAAGGGCGGCTGA
- a CDS encoding cupin domain-containing protein has translation MDTESLGPDSIEWLGTQYRTMIGQGASGGAISVTDSISPPHSGPPRHIHHDADETFVVLTGEIGFWLDGRTEVCGPGGSVFIPRGTPHTFSVLSDVPSRHLVILTPGGFEGFFAEMAEGQFAIPDDMPQIEESAARFKMSFCGPPLSTDDFDR, from the coding sequence TTGGATACAGAATCACTCGGACCTGACAGTATTGAATGGCTGGGAACACAGTACAGAACGATGATCGGTCAGGGCGCCTCCGGCGGCGCCATTTCGGTCACCGACAGCATTTCGCCGCCACATTCCGGCCCGCCGCGGCACATTCACCACGATGCCGATGAGACATTTGTCGTTCTGACCGGCGAGATCGGGTTCTGGCTGGACGGCAGAACCGAAGTGTGCGGACCGGGTGGGTCCGTGTTTATCCCGCGCGGCACGCCGCATACGTTTTCGGTGCTGAGCGATGTCCCGTCACGCCACCTGGTTATTCTGACACCGGGCGGGTTCGAGGGGTTCTTTGCAGAAATGGCGGAAGGTCAGTTCGCAATCCCGGATGACATGCCGCAGATTGAGGAAAGTGCCGCGCGGTTTAAGATGAGCTTCTGCGGCCCGCCGCTGTCGACGGATGACTTTGACCGCTGA
- a CDS encoding DUF1523 family protein, with protein MVYVKWTLIIGFWLLVAGFFHYTLPQTDIVRITDTYEKRIDPGENRLFWSQADIGSDTTVTSRDVFFIQTRRVNGGVMVYRNEDTGWSWPPYFKFDTSNLQAEAADQRSTADDPRYVAIRHYGWRNEFFSIFPNAISVRPVAGPDVSKPIPWVSILILGIVAAIWYGVWVRWRRFRAKRIDPTLEEMQHSWEATEDAMAERRGRLSEWWARQRGRR; from the coding sequence ATGGTTTACGTGAAATGGACACTCATCATCGGCTTCTGGCTGCTGGTTGCCGGGTTTTTTCACTATACCCTGCCGCAGACAGACATCGTGCGTATCACCGACACCTATGAAAAGCGCATTGATCCCGGTGAGAACCGCCTGTTCTGGTCTCAGGCTGATATCGGCAGTGACACGACTGTCACCAGCCGTGACGTTTTCTTTATCCAGACACGCCGCGTGAACGGCGGCGTTATGGTGTACCGCAACGAGGATACCGGCTGGTCATGGCCGCCGTATTTCAAATTCGACACGTCCAACCTTCAGGCCGAAGCCGCGGACCAGCGCTCGACCGCCGACGATCCGCGCTATGTGGCGATCCGGCACTATGGCTGGCGCAACGAGTTCTTTTCGATCTTTCCCAACGCGATTTCCGTCAGGCCAGTCGCCGGGCCGGATGTGTCCAAACCGATCCCCTGGGTGAGCATTCTGATCCTGGGGATTGTTGCTGCAATCTGGTACGGTGTCTGGGTCCGCTGGCGCCGGTTCCGGGCAAAGCGCATCGATCCGACGCTGGAAGAGATGCAGCACAGCTGGGAAGCGACAGAAGACGCAATGGCAGAGCGCCGCGGTCGTCTGAGCGAATGGTGGGCCCGCCAGCGCGGCCGCCGGTAA
- a CDS encoding alpha/beta hydrolase yields MKPLDDAYANAAYIEGAETWPPKWQAEADRFRKSLGPRAEISNRYGSSDRQVFDFFNASGVPRGTVIFVHGGYWKAFDHTSWSHLAAGPLSAGWSVAMPGYDLCPDLRISEITRQVAEAVTKIAGRTDGPLVLAGHSAGGHLVGRMTDPLILPDAVRSRIVRVAPVSPVADLTPLMETTMNEILQIDAAEAQAESLVNMAPPQTEVKIWVGADERPAFLEQADLLARTWGARQVIVPGRHHFDVIDAFTDPDSDLTAFLTGQ; encoded by the coding sequence ATGAAGCCACTGGACGATGCCTACGCCAATGCCGCCTACATAGAAGGCGCCGAGACCTGGCCACCGAAATGGCAGGCCGAGGCGGACCGTTTCCGCAAAAGCCTCGGACCGCGTGCCGAAATCTCAAACAGATACGGGTCGTCAGACCGCCAGGTGTTTGATTTCTTCAACGCGTCCGGGGTGCCGCGGGGCACTGTGATCTTTGTGCATGGCGGCTACTGGAAAGCCTTTGATCACACCTCATGGTCGCACCTTGCCGCCGGGCCGCTGTCTGCGGGCTGGTCCGTCGCCATGCCGGGGTACGATCTCTGTCCCGATCTGCGCATCAGTGAAATCACCCGCCAGGTGGCCGAAGCGGTTACCAAAATCGCCGGACGCACGGACGGGCCGCTGGTCCTGGCGGGACATTCCGCGGGCGGGCATCTGGTCGGTCGCATGACCGATCCGCTGATCCTGCCCGACGCTGTGCGCAGCAGGATAGTCCGCGTGGCCCCGGTTTCTCCCGTGGCTGATCTGACGCCGCTGATGGAGACCACCATGAACGAGATTCTGCAGATCGATGCGGCAGAAGCGCAGGCGGAAAGCCTCGTTAACATGGCGCCACCGCAAACGGAGGTAAAAATCTGGGTCGGTGCCGATGAACGGCCCGCATTTCTTGAGCAGGCGGATCTGCTGGCAAGAACATGGGGCGCGCGTCAGGTCATTGTGCCGGGCCGCCACCATTTCGATGTGATTGACGCCTTCACCGATCCCGACAGCGATCTGACAGCCTTTCTGACCGGCCAGTAG
- a CDS encoding NAD-dependent succinate-semialdehyde dehydrogenase — protein MKDILNTDLKSLLKDPSLLETRAYVGGQWVDGDNGTFDVTNPARGDVIAEVADLSRAQVADAIALAETAQKEWAKWTGKERAAVMRKWFDLMMENADDLATILTAEQGKPHAEAKGEIGYGASFIEFMGEQAKRVYGETVPGHQRDKRIMVLKQPIGVAASITPWNFPNAMITRKAAPALAVGCSFVARPAKETPLSAIVMGVLAERAGVPAGVFNVVTSSSSSEIGKEFCENPAVRKLTFTGSTEVGRILLKQAADQVMKCSMELGGNAPFIVFDDADLDAAVEGAMLCKFRNNGQTCVCANRIYVQAGVYDAFAEKLKVAVENLKVGDGLEDGVTTGPLINPEAVEKVKEHMKDVVDNGGAVLTGGKEHEKGGTFFEPTIVTGVTQSMKVAQEETFGPLAPLFKFEDEDEVIEMANDTIFGLASYFYAKDLSRVYKVAEALEYGIVGVNTGIISTEVGPFGGVKQSGLGREGSHHGIDDYLEMKYICMSV, from the coding sequence ATGAAAGATATTCTAAACACCGACCTTAAATCCCTGCTCAAAGATCCGAGCCTGCTCGAAACGCGCGCCTATGTCGGCGGCCAGTGGGTCGACGGGGACAACGGCACATTCGATGTGACGAACCCGGCCCGTGGCGATGTGATCGCCGAAGTGGCTGATCTCAGCCGTGCGCAGGTCGCAGATGCGATCGCCCTGGCTGAAACCGCCCAGAAAGAATGGGCGAAATGGACAGGCAAAGAGCGCGCGGCGGTCATGCGCAAATGGTTCGATCTGATGATGGAGAACGCGGACGATCTGGCGACCATCCTGACCGCAGAACAGGGCAAACCCCATGCCGAAGCCAAAGGCGAGATCGGCTATGGTGCGAGCTTTATCGAATTCATGGGCGAACAGGCCAAGCGCGTCTATGGAGAGACAGTGCCGGGACACCAGCGCGACAAACGCATCATGGTGCTGAAACAGCCCATTGGTGTTGCGGCTTCGATCACGCCCTGGAACTTTCCCAACGCGATGATCACCCGCAAAGCAGCACCTGCGCTGGCTGTGGGCTGCTCTTTCGTCGCGCGTCCGGCCAAAGAGACGCCGCTGTCTGCGATTGTCATGGGTGTGCTGGCCGAACGCGCCGGCGTTCCGGCGGGTGTGTTCAACGTTGTGACATCATCGTCTTCTTCCGAGATCGGCAAAGAATTCTGTGAGAACCCTGCCGTGCGCAAACTGACCTTCACCGGCTCTACCGAAGTCGGTCGCATCCTGCTGAAACAGGCGGCCGACCAGGTGATGAAGTGCTCCATGGAGCTTGGTGGCAACGCACCGTTCATCGTTTTCGATGACGCGGATCTTGATGCTGCGGTCGAAGGCGCGATGCTCTGCAAATTCCGCAATAACGGCCAGACCTGCGTCTGCGCCAACCGGATCTATGTTCAGGCCGGCGTCTATGATGCCTTTGCTGAAAAGCTGAAGGTAGCGGTCGAAAACCTGAAGGTCGGTGACGGTCTTGAGGATGGCGTCACGACCGGGCCGCTGATCAACCCCGAGGCCGTTGAAAAAGTCAAAGAGCACATGAAAGATGTCGTCGACAACGGTGGCGCAGTGCTGACAGGCGGCAAAGAGCATGAAAAGGGCGGCACATTCTTTGAGCCCACAATCGTCACCGGGGTCACCCAGTCGATGAAGGTGGCGCAGGAAGAAACCTTTGGCCCCCTCGCCCCGCTCTTCAAGTTCGAAGACGAGGATGAGGTAATCGAAATGGCCAATGACACGATCTTTGGTCTGGCCTCTTATTTCTACGCCAAGGACCTCAGCCGCGTTTACAAAGTGGCCGAGGCTCTGGAATACGGGATCGTCGGCGTGAACACCGGCATCATCTCAACCGAGGTCGGCCCGTTCGGCGGTGTCAAACAATCCGGTCTGGGCCGTGAAGGCTCGCATCACGGCATCGATGATTACCTCGAAATGAAGTACATCTGCATGTCCGTCTGA
- a CDS encoding DUF2145 domain-containing protein: MKRFAILCAALMSMLLPTLAGAGSTENAAKKLPVADVAAFADNLERDLAARGANVAIVARVGRDRETLPHGIDYTHVAYWVFSQMTRQDGSTYRGYRVYNLYQQAGDDTVSRLVQDSPADFFAGAFVLDAGVIIPDKRLQKKLLGVIGSPAYAQLHNARYSVLANPASPTFQNCTEHTLDVLMASLYGTTDKVQIKANINAHFDPHTVQIGSLKRLFAPASSAALTTADHGRDITTATFGSLARFMAEHDLAQQIYRYTPYKAQSF, encoded by the coding sequence ATGAAACGTTTTGCTATTCTTTGTGCTGCTCTGATGTCCATGCTGCTGCCGACCCTTGCCGGGGCCGGCAGCACGGAGAACGCAGCCAAAAAGCTGCCTGTGGCCGATGTCGCGGCCTTTGCTGATAACCTGGAACGTGATCTGGCGGCACGCGGGGCCAATGTCGCCATTGTCGCCCGGGTCGGCCGTGACCGCGAGACCCTGCCCCATGGCATCGATTATACTCATGTCGCCTACTGGGTTTTCTCGCAGATGACCCGCCAGGACGGCAGCACCTACAGGGGGTATCGCGTCTATAACCTCTATCAGCAGGCCGGTGATGATACCGTCAGCCGTCTGGTGCAGGACAGCCCCGCAGATTTCTTTGCCGGTGCCTTCGTGCTTGATGCGGGCGTGATCATTCCCGATAAGCGTCTGCAGAAAAAGCTGCTCGGCGTCATCGGCAGCCCGGCTTATGCGCAACTGCACAATGCGCGCTATTCCGTGCTGGCCAACCCTGCGTCACCGACTTTTCAGAACTGCACCGAACACACGCTCGATGTGCTGATGGCGAGCCTTTACGGCACCACGGATAAGGTGCAGATCAAGGCGAATATCAACGCACATTTCGACCCTCATACGGTGCAAATCGGCAGCCTCAAACGTCTCTTTGCTCCCGCTTCCTCGGCCGCGCTGACCACAGCGGATCATGGCAGGGACATCACGACCGCCACCTTCGGATCGCTTGCACGGTTTATGGCGGAGCATGATCTGGCCCAACAGATCTATCGCTACACACCCTATAAGGCGCAGTCTTTCTGA
- a CDS encoding TetR/AcrR family transcriptional regulator, which translates to MTKEKTLSRRDRNLADIRERATLAAERIVLEKGAGALSARGLAKDLGISVGSLYNAFGDLNGVVRAINARCADRLSQHLRAALREAGDAAPRDRVVAIGEAYFDFAVSEPRRWYMLFERDSDLQLDVKTQHLQEGLLEMLIRAGGGDPGSDLHRQFFLLLWASVHGLVSLACRPSIAMISPDVARSYIHELVDAGFRNYPRD; encoded by the coding sequence ATGACAAAAGAAAAGACGCTTTCCCGACGCGACCGGAACCTTGCGGATATCCGGGAGCGCGCCACCCTGGCGGCAGAGCGCATCGTCCTCGAAAAAGGGGCCGGTGCGCTTTCCGCGCGCGGCCTGGCCAAAGATCTCGGCATTTCCGTGGGCTCGCTATACAATGCCTTCGGCGATCTCAACGGCGTTGTGCGGGCGATCAATGCACGCTGCGCGGACCGGCTCTCACAACATCTGCGCGCCGCCCTGAGAGAGGCAGGTGATGCCGCGCCGCGCGACCGGGTGGTGGCCATCGGCGAGGCCTACTTCGACTTCGCCGTTTCAGAACCGCGCCGCTGGTACATGCTCTTTGAGCGCGATTCAGATCTGCAACTGGATGTGAAAACCCAGCATCTGCAGGAAGGACTGCTGGAAATGCTGATCCGGGCCGGTGGTGGTGATCCGGGCTCCGATCTGCATCGCCAGTTCTTTTTGCTGCTCTGGGCCTCGGTACATGGCCTCGTGTCGCTGGCGTGCCGCCCCTCGATCGCGATGATCAGTCCGGATGTCGCCCGCTCTTATATTCACGAACTTGTGGATGCAGGTTTCCGGAATTATCCGCGCGACTAA
- a CDS encoding Hsp20 family protein — protein sequence MRTFDFAPLYRATVGFDQIADLMDRVLTTEGTQPSYPPYNIEKLDDDSYRISVAVAGFSEADLSVEVRENALIVSARKADEDEDRTYLHRGIATRAFERRFHLADHVRVNDATHADGMLHIELHREVPEALKPRQVSISSARQIEKDVVDSKAVN from the coding sequence ATGCGTACTTTTGACTTTGCACCGCTTTACCGTGCCACCGTCGGCTTTGATCAGATTGCTGACCTGATGGACCGGGTGCTGACCACCGAAGGCACACAGCCTTCCTACCCCCCGTATAACATCGAAAAACTGGATGATGATTCCTACCGCATCTCCGTTGCGGTTGCCGGTTTCTCCGAGGCCGATCTGTCGGTCGAAGTGCGTGAAAACGCGCTGATCGTCTCCGCGCGCAAAGCGGATGAGGACGAGGACCGGACGTATCTGCACCGTGGCATCGCGACCCGCGCCTTTGAGCGCAGGTTCCACCTTGCGGACCATGTGCGCGTCAACGACGCGACCCACGCGGACGGCATGCTGCATATTGAGCTGCACCGCGAAGTGCCCGAGGCACTGAAACCGCGCCAGGTGTCCATTTCGTCCGCCAGGCAGATCGAAAAGGACGTTGTTGACAGCAAAGCTGTGAACTGA
- a CDS encoding trypsin-like serine peptidase gives MPAIVIALVSASVATAQEATSRLKGLAGENDAMVWQAVGRLDADETGFCTATLIAPDFVLTAAHCVFSPRTGEVLATEDLTFRAGLRNGRVAAERAISQIEAHPRYTPGTGVSADNIRYDVALLRLDSPIPTHELDPFLVESRAFSPGPVSVVSYGRGRAEMPSRQRVCQMTDQRQGVLLLDCNVTFGSSGAPVFSHENGRGRIVSVISGMGVYDGRKVAYGMSLPQVVADLKRQMRANASRPPAAVKRVTVGTRVSPESRNGAKFVRPGGS, from the coding sequence ATGCCGGCGATTGTTATCGCGCTTGTGAGTGCGTCGGTTGCGACGGCGCAGGAAGCCACATCGCGCCTCAAAGGGCTGGCAGGCGAAAACGACGCGATGGTCTGGCAGGCGGTGGGCCGTCTGGATGCCGATGAGACGGGCTTTTGCACGGCAACGCTCATTGCGCCTGATTTTGTCCTGACCGCCGCGCATTGCGTTTTTTCCCCGCGGACAGGCGAGGTTCTTGCGACTGAAGATCTGACTTTCCGCGCCGGGTTGCGCAACGGCAGAGTTGCGGCGGAACGGGCCATTTCACAGATCGAAGCGCACCCGCGCTACACGCCCGGTACCGGCGTCTCGGCCGATAATATCCGCTATGATGTTGCCCTGCTGCGACTTGACAGCCCGATCCCCACGCATGAGCTTGACCCGTTTCTGGTTGAAAGCCGCGCGTTTTCACCAGGTCCGGTGAGTGTGGTCTCTTATGGCCGGGGCCGTGCGGAAATGCCGTCGCGCCAGCGGGTCTGCCAGATGACTGATCAGCGCCAGGGTGTGCTGCTGCTCGACTGCAACGTCACTTTCGGCTCTTCCGGCGCACCGGTCTTCAGTCACGAAAACGGCCGCGGCCGGATCGTCTCCGTAATCTCGGGCATGGGTGTCTATGACGGCCGCAAAGTGGCCTACGGAATGTCTCTGCCCCAGGTGGTGGCGGATCTGAAACGGCAGATGCGGGCAAATGCCAGCAGACCGCCGGCTGCGGTAAAGCGGGTGACCGTGGGCACGCGTGTATCACCTGAGAGCCGCAACGGTGCGAAATTTGTCCGCCCCGGGGGGTCTTGA
- a CDS encoding trypsin-like serine peptidase — translation MRNWLIFSLLAAIITTGAVAQDERLRRLDAGTDANPWEAVGRLDIGGSGFCTGALISPDLVLTAAHCLFDKRTGERINHEDVEFLAGWRNGRASAYRMVRRAVVHPDYVYDGNVSSDRVRNDIALLELIRPIQNGTIEPFETADRPGQGERVGVVSYARDRSEAPSLQEVCTVIARQEGVLVTSCTVDFGSSGAPIFTFADGKAHIVSVVSAKAEMNGEHVSLGTSLSEPLAFLRQELDAGGGLFVSGQAVTARIAVGGGRKETGAKFIRPEE, via the coding sequence GTGCGGAACTGGTTAATTTTTTCACTCCTCGCAGCGATTATCACAACGGGCGCTGTGGCGCAGGATGAACGTCTCAGACGACTGGACGCAGGCACAGACGCCAATCCATGGGAGGCGGTCGGCCGGCTGGACATCGGCGGTTCCGGCTTCTGCACCGGCGCGCTGATCAGCCCCGATCTTGTCCTCACGGCGGCGCATTGTCTTTTTGACAAGCGGACGGGTGAGCGGATCAACCATGAAGATGTCGAATTTCTCGCCGGCTGGCGCAACGGGCGCGCCTCTGCCTACCGGATGGTGCGGCGCGCGGTCGTTCATCCCGACTATGTCTATGACGGCAATGTTTCATCGGACCGCGTGCGCAATGATATAGCACTGCTGGAGCTGATCCGTCCGATCCAGAACGGCACGATTGAACCTTTCGAGACAGCCGACCGCCCCGGTCAGGGAGAGCGCGTCGGGGTCGTCAGCTATGCCCGCGACCGGTCAGAGGCGCCGTCACTGCAGGAAGTCTGCACCGTGATTGCGCGTCAGGAAGGGGTGCTTGTCACCTCCTGCACGGTCGATTTCGGATCTTCGGGTGCGCCGATTTTCACCTTTGCCGATGGCAAGGCGCATATCGTCTCGGTGGTTTCCGCGAAGGCGGAAATGAACGGAGAACATGTTTCTCTTGGGACGTCCCTGAGTGAGCCTCTGGCCTTTCTGCGCCAGGAGCTTGACGCGGGCGGTGGCCTTTTTGTATCCGGCCAGGCTGTCACTGCGCGGATTGCCGTTGGCGGTGGTCGCAAGGAAACGGGTGCCAAATTCATCCGTCCCGAGGAGTAA